TGTGACGCGACCTTATATTGAGTCTATTTTGGATGTTCTCCTGCCAAAATGCCAGGATAGTTCCTCTGCAGTGGCCTCCACCGCACTACAAGCTGTTGGGGAACTCTCTGTTGTTGGTGGCGAAAACATGAAAGATTATTTAGATAAACTAATGCCGCTGATTATTAACACTTTCCAGGACCAGTCAAACTCTTTTAAGCGAAGCGCAGCTCTGAAAACTCTGGGCCAACTATCCGCATCCTCAGGATACGTTATCGATCCTTTACTTGACTATCCTCAATTACTTGGTGTTCTCGTGAATATTTTAAAAGCGGAGAGTTCCCAAAGCATAAGGAGGGAAACAGTTAGACTAATAGGGATTCTGGGAGCTCTGGACCCTTATAAACATAGAGAAGTTGAAAGAACATCCAGCACGCCTATATCCGTCGAACAAAATGCCCCATCCATAGATGTTGCTTTGTTAATGCAAGGTATGTCACCCTCCAATGAAGAATATTATCCAACCGTCGTGATCAATACTCTAATGAAAATTTTGAAGGATCCTTCTTTATCTTCTCATCACACTGCTGTCATACAGGCAGTGATGCACATCTTCCAAACATTGGGACTCCGCTGCGTCTCCTTCCTAAAGCAAATTATTCCAGGAATGATTAATGTGATGCGTAGCTGTCCTCCATCAATACTTGAGTTTTATTTTCAACAATTAGGTGTTATGGTATCAATTGTGAAGCAACATATCAGGCCATATGTTGACGAAATATTTGAAGTCATTAAAGAGTTCTTCCCATTTATTAAACTGCAAATTACAATCATTTCTGTTATCGAATCTATTTCTAAATCTTTGGAAGGAGAGTTTAAGCCATATCTGCCCACCACTCTGACACTCTTCTTGGATGTTCTGGAGAAAGATAATTCAAATAAAAAAATAATTTCCATACGGATCCTCAAATCATTGGTGGTTTTTGGGCCAAACTTAGATGACTATATCCATCTAGTCATCCCGTCAATTGTCAGAATGTGTGAATATGGCAGTGGAAATCTAAACAGAGCAGCAATCGTTACCATTGGAAGACTGGCTAAGAGTGTGAACCTCTCTGAGATGTCCTCAAGAATTGTGCAAACCATGATTCGCGTGCTAAATGTATCCGATCAGCAAATTATCAGAGCAGTAATGAATACTCTAAGTTTGCTTCTCCTGCAGCTAAGCACTGATTTCACTGTTTTTATTCCTATTATTAACAAGACCCTTGTTAAAGCGCATATTCAGCACAGCATATATGACCAGCTGGTTGGTAAACTGATGAACAACGAACCTTTACCTACCAAAGTGGTTGTTGACAAGGACTTTGAAGTCCCAAGTCGGGAAGTGTCAGATACGGAGGTCCCGTCAAGGAAGCTCCCTGTGAACCAAGCCGTGCTCAAAAGTGCATGGGATTGTAGCCAGCAAAGAACAAAAGAAGACTGGCAAGAATGGATGCGCAGGTTGTCTATACAGCTATTGAAGGAATCACCATCTCATGCTCTTCGCGCATGTTCCGGCTTAGCGGGCATTTACTATCCTTTGGCACGTGAACTTTTTAACGCCTCTTTTGCAAGTTGTTGGACTGAGCTTTACACGCAGTATCAGGAGGATCTTGTCAAGTCCCTGTGCTCTGCGCTTTCATCGCCAAATAATCCACCAGAGATACATCAGACGCTTTTGAATCTCGTTGAATTTTTGGAACATGATGATAAATCGCTTCCAATTTCAATTCCTACGTTGGGTGAATATGCTCAGAGATGTCATGCCTATGCAAAAGCATTACACTATAAAGAGTTAGAGTTCATTCAAGAACCGAGCACGTCCACTATTGAATCACTAATAAGTATCAATAATCAACTCCACCAAACAGACGCTGCTATTGGAATCTTAAAGCACGCGCAACAGCATCATGACTTGCAATTGAAAGAGACATGGTATGAAAAGTTACAGAGATGGGATGACGCTTTGAACGCGTATAATCAGCGGGAAGCTGCTGGTGAGGATACCATAGAAGTAACGATGGGTAAAATGAGGTCGTTACATGCTCTTGGAGAGTGGGAACAGTTATCTCAGCTAGGCGCAGAAAAATGGGCCAATGCAAAGTTAGACATAAAGCGTATAATTGCTCCtctcgctgctgctgctgaatGGGGACTAGGGCATTGGGATTCTATTGAGAAATATATCAATGTGATGAAGCCACAATCGCCTGATAAAGAGTTCTTTGATGCAATACTTTGTCTTCACAGCAACGATTTTGAAAAAGCATCTGAGCACATATTCCTTGCCAGAGATTTACTAGTGACGGAAATGTCTGCACTGGTTAATGAAAGTTATAATAGGGCATATAGCGTCGTCGTGCGGTCACAGATGATAGCAGAGTTGGAAGAGATCATTCAATATAAGAAATTGCCCCAAAATTCTGAGAAGCGTGCAATTATGAGAAAAACTTGGAACCACAGACTTCTAGGATGTCAAAAGAACGTTGACGTATGGCAGCGCATACTTAGAGTCAGGTCTCTGGTTGTGAAGCCAAAGCAGGATATGCAGGTGTGGATTAAATTTGCGAACTTATGTCGTAAATCTGGAAGGATGGGGCTGGCCCAAAAAGCATTGAATTCGTTGCTAGAGGAAGGTGGCGACCCTGAACATCCAAACACTGCAAGAGCTCCGCCACCTGTTGTTTATGCTCAACTGAAATATATGTGGGCAACTGGCTCTCGAAAGGATGCTCTGCGCCATCTCATTAGCTTCACATCGAGGATGGCACATGATTTGGGCCTGGATCCAAGTAATATGATTGCGCAAAATGTTCCTCACAACAGTGTTGTTCCTGCATGCCACATTGAAGAGTACACCAAATTACTGGCGCGCTGTTTCTTAAAGCAGGGAGAATGGAGAGTTATGCTGCAACCTAAATGGAGGACTGATACCCCTGATGCCATTCTCGGTTCCTACCTATTGGCCACTCATTTTGATAATACTTGGTATAAGGCTTGGCATAATTGGGCGTTGGCAAACTTTGAGGTCATATCGTTGATGACAGATAGTGTCCGTGATGAGCATCGCGCATTATCGAATGAAACGGAATCCGTGGGCCAGACTGATGGCACCGCCCAGCATAATAGTATTGACGTTGACGCTGTAAATTGCAATGGTTCGGAATGTCATCCAGATCTTGTTCAGAGGCACGTTGTTCCCGCAATTAAGGGCTTCTTCCATTCGATATCTCTGTCGGAATCTAACTCTCTGCAGGATACTTTACGCTTGCTGACATTATGGTTTACTTTTGGTGGGATTCCAGAAGCCGCTCAGGCCATGCATGAAGGTTTTAATTTAATTAAAATTGACAACTGGCTAGAAGTGATACCGCAGTTGATATCCCGAATTCACCAGCCTAACCAAACCGTGAGTAGATCATTATTATCTCTCTTATCTGACCTCGGCAAGGCTCATCCTCAGGCTCTCGTCTTCCCTCTAACAGTTGCTATAAAATCTGAATCTGTATCTAGGCAGAGAGCTGCTTTGTCTATTATGGAGAAGATGCGTATGCATAGTTCTAATCTGGTTGAACAGGCAGAACTGGTTAGCAATGAGCTCATTCGTATTGCTGTGCTGTGGCATGAGCTATGGTATGAAGGTCTGGAGGACGCGAGTAGACAGTTTTTCGGAGAGCATAATACGGAAAAGATGTTCGCTACTTTGGAACCACTGCATGAAATGTTGAAGAGGGGACCTGAGACTCTACGGGAGATATCATTCCAGAATTCATTTGGTAGAGACCTGAATGACGCATATGAATGGGTCATGAACTATAAGAGGACACAGGATATCAGTAATTTGGATCAGGCCTGGGACATATATTACAATGTTTTCCGGCGCATTAGCAGACAACTCCCCCAGCTACAAACTTTGGATTTGCAGCATGTATCACCGAAGCTATTGGCAGCGAACGACTTGGAACTGGCTGTCCCGGGTACCTACAGTACAGGAAAACCAGTTGTTCGTATCTCGTACTTTGAACCTGTCTTTTCAGTCATTTCCTCGAAGCAGCGCCCACGCCGTCTGTCCATAAAGGGTAGTGATGGTAAGGATTACCAGTACGCATTGAAGGGTCATGAAGATATTAGACAAGATAGTCTCGTGATGCAACTATTCGGTTTGGTAAACACTCTACTTCAAAATGATTCTGAATGTTTCCGTAGACATTTAGATATCCAAAAGTATCCCGCTATCCCATTGTCTCCAAAATCTGGTTTACTTGGATGGGTTCCGAATAGTGATACCTTCCACGTTCTCATCAGGGGATACCGCGAATCGAGGAAAATTCAGCTGAACCTAGAGCACAGGATTATGTTGCAGATGGCACCCGACTATGATAATTTGACATTACTACAGAAAGTAGAGGTCTTTACTTATGCCTTGGACAATACGAAAGGACAAGACCTATATAAGGTTCTCTGGTTGAAGAGTCGGTCTTCTGAGTCATGGCTGGAGAGAAGAACCACTTACACCCGTTCCTTGGCCGTGATGTCCATGGTCGGCTATATACTGGGGCTCGGAGACCGTCACCCAAGCAATCTGATGCTGGACCGCATTACTGGCAAGGTGGTACACATCGATTTCGGTGACTGTTTCGAAGCTGCAATTCTCAGGGAAAAATACCCAGAGAAGGTCCCATTCCGGCTAACAAGAATGCTCACATACGCTATGGAGGTCAGTGGTATCGAAGGAAGCTTCCGCATCACCTGCGAAAATGTCATGAAGGTCCTGCGAGACAACAAAGAATCGCTTATGGCTATTCTCGAAGCCTTTGCCCACGATCCACTCATCAACTGGGGCTTCGACCTGCCTACGCAGGCTATCACTGAACAGACTGGCATACAGTTGCCCGTAACAAACCCCAGCGAGCTCCTACGCAATGGCGTCATTACTGCGGAGGAGGCCGCCCGGATGGAGGTCCAGCAGCGTGCGGAAATCAGAAACGCCAGAGCTACACTTGTTCTCAAGCGCATTACGGACAAGCTGACTGGTAACGACTTCCGCGGGTTCCGTGACCTGGACGTGCCGGAGCAGGTTGACAAGCTAATTCAGCAAGCCACCTCTGTCGAGAACTTGTGCCAGCATTATATCGGCTGGTGCTCCTTCTGGTGACCATTTATCTCATTATACAGCTTACACATTTGGTATATAGCGGCTTGTGTATTTAACCAGTGCCCCCTCCCACCTTGCTAGAAGACTGGATAGAGCCTCTGTGGCATCCATCTGCTCGCTGAAATTAGCATGAGTCAGCACTCGTGATATCTGCAGCTGGGCCAACGCTTCTTTATAGTCAGATCGTAGCTCTGAATCCTGGGCTCCGAATAAAGAATCGAGTGTCTGCAGTTTGCCAATTACCTCGCCAACTTGGAAACCAAGGCGCGATCCCTCAGGAAACTTCATGTCGAAGCCTTCTTGGAGGTTCTCTTCCTTTGCCGAGCTGATTCCATCGCGGTATCCGCGATTGCGATGGGTGCGTTCAAGTTTCTGGAGCTCTAAAGACCCTCCACCGAACACGCCGTGCTTCTCTTCGTCATCAGAAGTGTTGAGCCAGTCATCTTCACAGCTCATCGCTCTCCTCAGTTGGCAGTTAACTAGAGTAAAATTTAACTCTCCGAGAAAAAATATTGAAATCATACATACATTCACAGCACCCACCAATTCGTCACATATTCCTCTTGGGGCCTCCATAGCATTTTAACACGCATTGGCCATGACTGCAGAACCATTATTCAAGAAGCAAAAGGTCAGCAATAGGGACGAGCCAGAAGAGAGCAAACCGTGGGTTGAGAAATACAGGCCAAGAAAGCTAGATGACGTCGCATCACAAGCACACGCGATTACGGTGCTAAAGAGAACTCTGGAGTCCGCCAACTTGCCGCATATGCTTTTCTATGGTCCACCAGGTACCGGGAAAACATCAACGATCCTTGCGCTAACGAAGGAGCTTTTCGGGCCCAGTCTAATGAAAAGTAGGGTCCTAGAACTGAACGCGTCCGATGAACGGGGTATTTCCATTGTTCGCGAAAAGGTGAAGAACTTTGCACGTCTGACAGTGACCAATCCAACGAAGGAGGATCTCGAGCAATACCCGTGTCCTCCCTACAAGATCATTATCCTCGACGAGGCAGACTCTATGACTGCGGATGCGCAGAGCGCGTTACGGCGCACCATGGAGACGTATTCGAGCGTCACGCGATTTTGCCTCATCTGCAATTATGTGACTCGCATCATCGATCCCCTGGCATCCAGGTGCTCCAAGTTCCGCTTCAAACCGCTTGATAACGTGAATGCATTGGGTAGGCTCGAGCAGATTGCGCAGCAGGAAGCGCTGAGTTACGAGGCGGGCGCGCTCGAGAAGGTTCTCCATATAGCAGAGGGAGACCTGAGAAAGGCGATCACGTTGCTCCAGACTGCAGCAAAGATGACCTCTTACATGGCAGCAGAGAAGATAACAATTGCACAGGTTGAGGAACTAGCGGGCGTTGTGCCAGATGACATTATAAAAGGACTAGTTGAGAAGATAGAGTCGAAGGATCTGACGGAAATTACGAAGTTCGTTAATAAGGTCGTGAAGAGCGGATGGTGCGGATCCTCCATCATATCTCAACTCCACGACTACTATGCTGAGAATAATGAGTTGGATGCTGAGAAAAAGACCAAGATTTTCTTATTGCTCTTTAAGACGGATTCTAGGCTTTCGAATGGTACCGACGAACACATACAGCTCCTGGATTTAGCGATGAAGATCACGCAAGTCTAAGGCTAAGTTCAATGCGTCTTGACATTCCTTTCATAGTAGAAATGGTTTAAGATTGTATATAAATGGACTTAATTTGATAATAAACAAGATGTCATCTTCTTACAGTTATATGGCAAAGGGAAGAGAATAATCACTTCTTCTGCTGAGGCAGTTGTGGTGCAATTGGTTGGCCGTAGGGGTTGAAACCTGGCATAGGTGTTTGAGACATTTTTTGTCCGTAAGGTATGAAATTAGCCGGTGGCTGTGGCATCATAGCCTGTCCATACGGAGGAAACCCTCCATGAGGTTGTGGTATTATCTTCTGACCATATGGAGCAAATCCCGCAGGAGGCTGTCTTGAAAACTGATTCTGACCTCCTTGCATGGGTTGCATGGGCATCATATTACCTGGGCCGTTGATAAATTGTGGAAGTGCTCCTTGTTGTGGCCTCTTGCTAGGGATTACATTCCTGTGTTGTGCCTGCTGTTGCGGTTGTTGAGAAATCTGCTGTGATGATTGAGATGGCTGAGATTGTTGAGATGCGTGTGAGTGAGGATGGggctgttgctgctgttgAGATTGCTGGTGTGGTGGTTGCTGCATTTGCGAGAGGGATGGTTGGCCTTGATCGGCATTCATGCCAGCGTTTGTGAAGACACCTGGGGGTGGGGCGATCGCAAAATTCTGAAAAGCAGGAGGTGGCATCGCTATTTGGTTATTAATGGGAGGGATCATATGAGGGTGCGCAAAATGCATTGGGAAGCCAGGTGGAGGCACCGCTGTTACTGTAGGAGGTGAGTTTGAGTTTTTCGATAATCCTGGGGGAGCATTGGCCTGCTGCTTCCCAGAAGTAGACATTTTCTCTAAATATTGTTGTTGAGGATTTGAGTGCGGAGATCCGGATTGACCAGTAGGCTCTTGGCGAATGGTGGTCGACTTGCCTTTAGTCATGAGACTCTGTAGAAATTGGTTGGACTGATCAGTAAGCTTGTTTGAATGGATAACGAAAGGCTGTTGGGATGTGCCTGCCTCCTGGGTAGTCGGCGTTCCTGTGGCAGGGGTCGCTGGTGGTTGCGATGAAGAACCTGGAGACTTCTCCTCTTTATTGAACAGTGACATTAGCCTAAATCCCCCCGTCTGCTGAGTAGCTTCCGGCGCTGGAGCGGCTGGAACTGCCTTATTGGCTTCCTGTGCGCCGTTATTGGATGACATTGACGCGTTGCTGAAAAATGAAGAGAATCTGGAAGATGACCCCTTTGGTGTCGCAAACCTGGACTCAGACGGCTCGAGCTCTTCCAACGGAGCTGCCGGTACGCCTTCCCTCTTGAAGTTGAAAAATTCGGAAAGCGAACTAGATGGTTTTGTCTTATCCTCGGGTTTATTCTCAATCGGCAAAAGGCCCTTCTTTTTACGCTCCAGTACCTTTACCTGCGCACGCCACTTCTCAAAGTCTGCCATCGAGTTCCCCGTGggctgcagctcctcctccattgccagcagctcatcgcgGCTGACCTCCTTGGACAGATCGTGAGTGTTGTTTCTTACGTTATTGTGCTGGTTGTTCCTCCTAGCACCATTACGGGAGTTCCGATGTCTCGAGCTTTTTTTATCATGTGGTGCCCCTTCTTTGTTGTTGCCTCCATGGCTATTGCGTCCCTCATGGTGCCCGCGTCCAGTAAGCCTCCAGAAGCTTTTCTTGGGTAACGAGGCGAGAATATCCGCCGCCAAGGGCGTCCCCTTATTCTGCAACTTGAGCAATTCGTTGACAGAGTACACGTGCTGCTTACACGTCGACTGCGGCTTGTAGTCCACCGTGAAAAccgctggcgccgctgTCAGCGGCCCTGCGCTGCTCAGTGCGCCACCAACCGCCGGGATTTGGCCCGCAGGTGAATCCACGGCCTTCGCTCCCGTCTGTTTCAGCTTGATATTCTGGATAAACTTCTCTAGCTCGTCTTTCTGCCCCTCTTCCACCGCCTGGCTCTGCTCCGCGGCGTTCTCCACCTCGTCCTCGAGGACTTCCGCCCCCCTGCTGTCTCCGTGTACATCTACCTCTGTTGACATTTGTTCTCGAAACCAACGTCCGTTTTATCGTGTTAGCGACTTGCTACAGATTCGAAGCAAACCCACTCTGAATTTGTGGCCTCTTGAACGCCCCGGGATTGTCGCCAACCACTAATAGATCAGCAAAACCAATACCTTGATCGATTTTATATAGCCTAACCTGCGGCTTTATTGAGAGTCAAGATGAGATCAGAGAAAATTTGCCACCTTTATTTTGCTTCCTACAAAACAGCGATATCTATGTCATGTGATGTCTAATTCAGCAACAGCCAAAGTAGTTAGTTAACAGTATGCCTTACTGAATATATAATTACATCTTATACTGCCGGTATCTGGTCATATTGTCTGCGGACGGTGAATTGCGCACAATGACTGTATTCACAAGTTGCTGCAGGGACGTGTGGCCCGCAGAGGCTACGACAGGGACAATGCATGGCCGTGATGAGTGGAAGCTCGGCGATGGAGGGTCGAGTCAGCAGCGGCGCAGGATCATGAGCGCATTCGCTTTATGAAGCTTACGAAGTACTTTTCAAAGGCTTTCTCGTCGGCGGTAGCCAGGGTCTGGATGAACTCC
This is a stretch of genomic DNA from Eremothecium gossypii ATCC 10895 chromosome VI, complete sequence. It encodes these proteins:
- the TOR1 gene encoding phosphatidylinositol kinase-related protein kinase TOR1 (Syntenic homolog of Saccharomyces cerevisiae YKL203C (TOR2) and YJR066W (TOR1)), whose amino-acid sequence is MTMLKRKGDKAKKRLVSITTSSDDLFVDSASAAGTAGASSAAVGNGGPGAFVKAAATPGVVDSDSETSFSGFTAIFNRLKSSHNQERKAASFELKNSLISLAREVSTEHFQRFSNELNNKIFELIHGSDSNEKLGGVLAVNTLIDFYAHTDELPNQTSRLANYLRVLIPSNDIEVMRAAAAALGKLAMPGGTLTSDFVEFEVKTCIEWLTTSPENSSSNSKQEYRKHASLLIITAIADNSPYLLYPYLNSVLDNIWRALRDTKLVIRIDAAITLRHCLSIINDRDSVLTNRWVQRLFKSCAYGLNLGTLEAVHGTLLVYRELMSLKGPYLYEKFNEIYETTMRYKDHKSPVIRKEIYAILPLLASFDSDLFTEEYLDDTMVHYLTLLKNVHSGVANSPDRAAILVSIGDIAFQVRSNIAAYLDSILDNIRDGFLTKHKSRKHFESELFYCIAKLACAVGPILSKYLHSDLLDLMLACPLSDYMQDTLETLNQELPALEPLVNEKLLDLICYNLSGDKFRPPGSPTPIKHFSNEKARAYRDQSWLRKTGDINDSNQDALILTQALRMLATINHKYSLAEFVRLVVISYIEHENPQVRKLAALTSCDLFVKENVCQQTSLHALNAVAEVLSKLLTVAITDPVAEIRHEILKHLDSSFDPQLSQPDNARLLFMALNDEVFIIQMQAMKIVGRLASVNPAYIVPSLRKTLIQLLTELKHSSMTRKKEESASMFCTLISSSKDVTRPYIESILDVLLPKCQDSSSAVASTALQAVGELSVVGGENMKDYLDKLMPLIINTFQDQSNSFKRSAALKTLGQLSASSGYVIDPLLDYPQLLGVLVNILKAESSQSIRRETVRLIGILGALDPYKHREVERTSSTPISVEQNAPSIDVALLMQGMSPSNEEYYPTVVINTLMKILKDPSLSSHHTAVIQAVMHIFQTLGLRCVSFLKQIIPGMINVMRSCPPSILEFYFQQLGVMVSIVKQHIRPYVDEIFEVIKEFFPFIKLQITIISVIESISKSLEGEFKPYLPTTLTLFLDVLEKDNSNKKIISIRILKSLVVFGPNLDDYIHLVIPSIVRMCEYGSGNLNRAAIVTIGRLAKSVNLSEMSSRIVQTMIRVLNVSDQQIIRAVMNTLSLLLLQLSTDFTVFIPIINKTLVKAHIQHSIYDQLVGKLMNNEPLPTKVVVDKDFEVPSREVSDTEVPSRKLPVNQAVLKSAWDCSQQRTKEDWQEWMRRLSIQLLKESPSHALRACSGLAGIYYPLARELFNASFASCWTELYTQYQEDLVKSLCSALSSPNNPPEIHQTLLNLVEFLEHDDKSLPISIPTLGEYAQRCHAYAKALHYKELEFIQEPSTSTIESLISINNQLHQTDAAIGILKHAQQHHDLQLKETWYEKLQRWDDALNAYNQREAAGEDTIEVTMGKMRSLHALGEWEQLSQLGAEKWANAKLDIKRIIAPLAAAAEWGLGHWDSIEKYINVMKPQSPDKEFFDAILCLHSNDFEKASEHIFLARDLLVTEMSALVNESYNRAYSVVVRSQMIAELEEIIQYKKLPQNSEKRAIMRKTWNHRLLGCQKNVDVWQRILRVRSLVVKPKQDMQVWIKFANLCRKSGRMGLAQKALNSLLEEGGDPEHPNTARAPPPVVYAQLKYMWATGSRKDALRHLISFTSRMAHDLGLDPSNMIAQNVPHNSVVPACHIEEYTKLLARCFLKQGEWRVMLQPKWRTDTPDAILGSYLLATHFDNTWYKAWHNWALANFEVISLMTDSVRDEHRALSNETESVGQTDGTAQHNSIDVDAVNCNGSECHPDLVQRHVVPAIKGFFHSISLSESNSLQDTLRLLTLWFTFGGIPEAAQAMHEGFNLIKIDNWLEVIPQLISRIHQPNQTVSRSLLSLLSDLGKAHPQALVFPLTVAIKSESVSRQRAALSIMEKMRMHSSNLVEQAELVSNELIRIAVLWHELWYEGLEDASRQFFGEHNTEKMFATLEPLHEMLKRGPETLREISFQNSFGRDLNDAYEWVMNYKRTQDISNLDQAWDIYYNVFRRISRQLPQLQTLDLQHVSPKLLAANDLELAVPGTYSTGKPVVRISYFEPVFSVISSKQRPRRLSIKGSDGKDYQYALKGHEDIRQDSLVMQLFGLVNTLLQNDSECFRRHLDIQKYPAIPLSPKSGLLGWVPNSDTFHVLIRGYRESRKIQLNLEHRIMLQMAPDYDNLTLLQKVEVFTYALDNTKGQDLYKVLWLKSRSSESWLERRTTYTRSLAVMSMVGYILGLGDRHPSNLMLDRITGKVVHIDFGDCFEAAILREKYPEKVPFRLTRMLTYAMEVSGIEGSFRITCENVMKVLRDNKESLMAILEAFAHDPLINWGFDLPTQAITEQTGIQLPVTNPSELLRNGVITAEEAARMEVQQRAEIRNARATLVLKRITDKLTGNDFRGFRDLDVPEQVDKLIQQATSVENLCQHYIGWCSFW
- the YAE1 gene encoding Yae1p (Syntenic homolog of Saccharomyces cerevisiae YJR067C (YAE1)); translation: MSCEDDWLNTSDDEEKHGVFGGGSLELQKLERTHRNRGYRDGISSAKEENLQEGFDMKFPEGSRLGFQVGEVIGKLQTLDSLFGAQDSELRSDYKEALAQLQISRVLTHANFSEQMDATEALSSLLARWEGALVKYTSRYIPNV
- the RFC2 gene encoding replication factor C subunit 2 (Syntenic homolog of Saccharomyces cerevisiae YJR068W (RFC2)), whose product is MTAEPLFKKQKVSNRDEPEESKPWVEKYRPRKLDDVASQAHAITVLKRTLESANLPHMLFYGPPGTGKTSTILALTKELFGPSLMKSRVLELNASDERGISIVREKVKNFARLTVTNPTKEDLEQYPCPPYKIIILDEADSMTADAQSALRRTMETYSSVTRFCLICNYVTRIIDPLASRCSKFRFKPLDNVNALGRLEQIAQQEALSYEAGALEKVLHIAEGDLRKAITLLQTAAKMTSYMAAEKITIAQVEELAGVVPDDIIKGLVEKIESKDLTEITKFVNKVVKSGWCGSSIISQLHDYYAENNELDAEKKTKIFLLLFKTDSRLSNGTDEHIQLLDLAMKITQV
- the EAP1 gene encoding Eap1p (Syntenic homolog of Saccharomyces cerevisiae YKL204W (EAP1)), translating into MSTEVDVHGDSRGAEVLEDEVENAAEQSQAVEEGQKDELEKFIQNIKLKQTGAKAVDSPAGQIPAVGGALSSAGPLTAAPAVFTVDYKPQSTCKQHVYSVNELLKLQNKGTPLAADILASLPKKSFWRLTGRGHHEGRNSHGGNNKEGAPHDKKSSRHRNSRNGARRNNQHNNVRNNTHDLSKEVSRDELLAMEEELQPTGNSMADFEKWRAQVKVLERKKKGLLPIENKPEDKTKPSSSLSEFFNFKREGVPAAPLEELEPSESRFATPKGSSSRFSSFFSNASMSSNNGAQEANKAVPAAPAPEATQQTGGFRLMSLFNKEEKSPGSSSQPPATPATGTPTTQEAGTSQQPFVIHSNKLTDQSNQFLQSLMTKGKSTTIRQEPTGQSGSPHSNPQQQYLEKMSTSGKQQANAPPGLSKNSNSPPTVTAVPPPGFPMHFAHPHMIPPINNQIAMPPPAFQNFAIAPPPGVFTNAGMNADQGQPSLSQMQQPPHQQSQQQQQPHPHSHASQQSQPSQSSQQISQQPQQQAQHRNVIPSKRPQQGALPQFINGPGNMMPMQPMQGGQNQFSRQPPAGFAPYGQKIIPQPHGGFPPYGQAMMPQPPANFIPYGQKMSQTPMPGFNPYGQPIAPQLPQQKK